DNA sequence from the Cucumis melo cultivar AY chromosome 6, USDA_Cmelo_AY_1.0, whole genome shotgun sequence genome:
cttttaaattttcttttagagtATTACTCTTGAATTATCCCATTTTAGTTGATTCAATTTTAATATATCTTCAAATTAATTCATgcaattatatttttttcttttgctaattttccttttttaaaaaatcttcgTGAGTATTCTTTTTATAGATATCGAAAATATATTGACGTAGTGTTTTTACATGAAAACTGTTATCGTTATTATTAAACTAAATTTGATaagaaaattagttttaaattacTAAATAACTTGTCTGAGTACATGTATATATCTATTAGTTTAAATGAATAGAACTTTATTATTTACTAtcgctttttttttcttcatatatATAGAGCTCGTTTGAAAATTATAataaagtggcaaaatatttatattgtatagaaaaattctaaaaacggaaaaaagctcacaggcctacaatcgtttagatttggctaaaagatttttttttaagattctttggtacaagatcgtttagatttggctaaactatatatatttttttagttattttggtatacgatcatttattttttttacatgatcgttaaatttggctacttcaatttaaacaatttttttcaagattctttatagactatcttttatatttatggcccaaatctaaacgatgtaaaaaagaagaggaaaagaagaaagacgatggagcgaaaaaaaagagaaaaagaagaaaaacgataataagaaataagatttggccaaatctaaacgacataaaaaaaagaagagaaaaagaagaaagacgatgaaagaaatcgcagtgaagaaaaaaaaagaatagtaaaaaaagaagacgatagaaaaaaatcgaaagaaagatagaaaacaaactttaaatattaaaaagaaaagccTAATTTTATAGACTTTGTTACCCgaaagtaaatattttattaatttattatatttataaaaatttcctTTTTTCATAGTTAAATACTCAAATTCTCGTATTTAACAAATTTAGATATAATTGATGGCATGATTTTAGATATAATTGATGTCATGAATTTTCTAAACTTTGAACTTAGCTATTGGACCAAATGAATTGTTTAGGCACATGTAATGTTTAGtactaaataattaaatgaTTATTTTGCCGAAGGATTTAATTTAATGGGTTCACCCATGCATTTAGTTATAAAAATTTGTGAGGACAAGACAAAGTTGTCTAATCTCAATAACTAATTAGATGGTATAGTTCAATTTATGGTGGTGATCACTTACAaaagaattaattttttttaatgagttTCTTTAACACTCAAATATTGTAGAATCGAACGAGAGTTGTGTTGTGAAATTAGTAGAGATATGCGTAAACTAGTCCGAACACTCTCGAGTATAAAAAGAATTGAATATTTTGTGAATTTAGTTCCTTGCATTTCATCAACAATTCAAACTTAAATTATCAGTTCTATATAGTCTAttgttatgattaatattatttaagTGAATGGTATGATAGTAAAGTTGTCATTCATTCCAATTATCTATCATATATCATGTCAATTTAATTATTTACTAGACAAATAAATAGATGTATTGACTTCAAATTCCATATAAGTTTCGTCGCAGACTTTTAATGAACTTGCCCTTCAACTCGCTAAATTTTATAAGAAGGTTTTCGTTCGTTGGATATAGTGCCAAAGTTAGTATAAGAAATGACTAATATTAATTAAACACAAAAGCTACTTTTAAAATACGGTAATAATTACAATTATATTCTCAAATTTAGGGTAACAATAGAAATTATAACAAATCTTTTAACTATGAAATTATATGGTGAAAAACTTTTATAATTAAGAGAATGGAAATGCATGGAATGACAAATATATAATAGATAATAAGAAGGGAGATTAAGATGTGACagaattaattaaatgaaagtTATGTTATGACATTGAGAGATAGTGTTGACTTTGATATTACTTTGGACTGTGTGGAAACTAATGCATGCATGACACCTAATCTACTGATGTGACCATTTCATTACCATCAATGTCCTCAATAactctaaattttattttaaatattgagTTTGTCAAAAACAATAATTCAAAACTCATTATTTAACGCTTAATTGAAatacaaatattttgttatttttttcttatatttttcataactttttaaaatattttcttgttttaccattattttagggtttaggttaTCATAGTTCATTTAGGGTTTGGATTTTCAGTTGTAATAGTCGATGTTTTTGGTTATTAtaagtttttattaaatattatataatatttcaaatttattacAATGTTTACGATTTTATATCCTATattgtttatatttattaaCTCAAAATAATGTGGTTTAGTTTAGAgttttaaatacaaaattattaTAGCCAACTCAACGATTATTCGAACGGTTTCTCAAGTTGTTTGATAAACAAACTCAAATAAAGTTGGATTTGATCCACCAATTTCACTAGTCAGAATTTAATGATATTTCACAAAGTTTCAATAGTAAAGTTGACaaattttttgaaaactaaGATTTATGGTTCAAATCTACCCTCGGAGCCGAATAAGTGCTCACTATTGggcctaaaaggaaaaggaaagccCATTGGGCCTCAAACATGGGAAATGAATTTGATTTGGTTCTGTTGCTTGGTGCTCAAAATATTCCAAAAATTTATCACAAGACAAGCATTTCATTCTCTTCTTTGAGCCACTTTTTTCTCAATATTTAAACCCATTTCTATTCCTCTAAAAAAAATCCATTCCATTTGAGGCCTTTCGAAAATTCCTTCAATCTGGATTCTCTCCATTTATATGTTCACATTCCTAGAACACTACATGCCTCAATTCCAAATGCATATTTcaaaaaaagagtttaaagaGATATTCGTGTCAAAAGACAGCGGTGGTAGAGACGGCGAACTCCCGTCGAGTTCGAAGACGAAGAATGTGTACCCTCCCATTGAGAACTTTTGGCTACCACCCTCGGTGGCAGAAAAAATGGTGGATGCTCCGAGGGGTGGAGGCCTCGGCTCGAAGCTGCTTCAACCGCTATGGTTTCGGAGACCGTCGAAAGGAAGCTTGAAGATGGCAATGGAAGGGAAACATGATCCAAAGGAAGAAAAAGCAGTTGATAAGTTAAGGGAAATGCTTTTTCTTGATGGTAAACTGCCAACCAAATTCAACGATTATCATACTCTTCTAAGGTGAGTGTTTGTGTAGTTTTTTTTCCTAAGATTATTGTTTTGGGTTTAATGCAATAATGCAATGAGTTGTAATTGGTATATATAACTCAATGTTCAAGCAAAGCATTTCAAAAAGTTggttatatattataaaataaaatagtcaTGAATTCTAGCCTTGTTCTGTGATATATTTGAAAGTGTCAAAACCGAATCATGTGCATTTCGACTAATTTAACGGGATTAATCCGTTTGATCTTACAACATCTAGGTGTTAAGAAAACTCGTAGGATATTAAATTCTAGGTAAGTGATTACCATAGACAATTGATATATACTATCTAAATTCaaaaagttgaaaatctatttgaTGTAGATTCTAGCTTAggttaatatttaattttttttcggATTGTATTATATATTTTAGATTTCTTCGGATGAGAGATTTTGATATTGAAGCAGCAAAAGACATGTTTTCGAAATTCATCAAATGGAGAGAGGATTTTAAAACCGATACAATTTCAAAGgtattttctctttttagttAAATTACTTTTATCAACGTCTACGATAATCTAATATTTTGGATTCGATTTAACAGTCAATTAGTGCTCGTTAGCTAAATAAGGGGATGAGAATTTGAACTACTAATCTTTTCGTACtcgacatatatatatatgcttgcTAAGTTCTTGTTTTAATCGTTAACACATATTTTATGTCAGTTGAATTGTGACTAAAGAAGTTGTCGTTAATTAATGGTAGGATTTTAAAtttgaagagaaagaagaagtaAAGAAATGCTACCCACATGGATTTCATGGAGTAGATAAATATGGAAGGCCAATATACATAGAAAGGATTGGAATGGTGGATCTCAACAAATTGTTGCAAGCAACAACACTTGAGAGATTTGTAAAGTATCATGTTTCTGAACAAGAGAAGACTTTGAGTATTAGATATCCTTCATGTTCTATTCATTCCAAGAAGCATATTGCATCTACTACAAGCATTTTAGATGTTGGTGGTGTGGTGAGCAACTTCTAATTTGTTCTTTTAAACACACCCTATTTTTGTTTTAGATTTTCTCCCCAAAGATGCCGTTTCGATCAATATGTTCTTGACTAATTACGTTTTCATTTATGTTTTGTCGCATGAGAGTTTAGATGTGTGTTTGCATGACGAAAGAGATTGTGATACATATGTATGTTACAAATCAACCGTGTGTGACTTGTTTTATAAAAGTTTATCGTAAAAATTAATCGAAGAGGGTGTGTGGTTTTGTGTTTTAGTACGAAATAGAGTTGTGATTGAAACCATTTTTGACATGTGTCTATGGTTTATAGTATAACTTATGGGATAAGCGAGATTTGAACATcgagtctttttttttttcttttctcaggGAATGACTAACTTCTCCAAACCTGCAAGATACTTGTTTACAGAAATTCAAAAGATCGATAGTAATTACTATCCAGAGGTAGGGTTCTCTTATTTTAATTAGATATATTTAGTTATGGTTAATCAATATACTTAATTTTGATTTGAATTGTTTATGCAGACACTAAATCAACTGTTTATAATCAATGCCGGATCAGGTTTTAGAATATTATGGAAAGCACTTAGAGCATTTATTGATCCTCGCACATTAGCTAAGATTCATGTTTGAATTaaatttcttctctctcttttctttttaaaaaattaattacattaaaccttagatttatttttctaattatcTTATCTTAATCCATGtcgttttttaatttggtaCCTAATCATAGGTTTTAGGACATAATTTTGTTCACGAGCTACGCGAAATCATAGATCCAAGGTAACATACTTATCCATTATTTATTAATCAacattctttcattcttttaattAAGAAAGAGGTATCGTAATGTTTCGTATTTTTGCTTTGTAGTTTTAGGGTTCGTCCATTTCTTAAAACTTTTATCGTCCCTACCTATAATACTACTCATATTTTTtaacaccttttttttttttttttttttttttaatttattattattattattattattattatttacgaATGTTTTTGAATATTTGAGTAATTGAGATTATAGAAATGCTACATTATATTGACTGACAAAATTGAAGTAAAAACATTGCAGTAATTTACCAACATTTCTTGGTGGAAATTGTGTTTGTTGTGAATTTGGAGGTTGTCTTTTTAGTGATAAAGGTCCTTGGAATGATCCCGACACTCTTGCCTTGCTTCaggtctttctttctttttctttttatttattctcGTTTTGATTCttacttttcaaaatgttatatatTTAACGTATCTTAATTCGGAGAAAGAAATTGAGTTAATATAGTTTTTGGATAATCTTTGATCgatccaaacacacccttagtCATTCAATTTTAAATCTTCGAAATATTATTGCGATgctacttttaaaattttagttatGTTTACCCTTTGTAACTTTGTCGctaaataaatcattttcgtcgTTAATGTTAATGGACTCTATCAATtgatttaaaagaattaaaattaattatgtttcaacactattaaaattgaaattaaaaaataaatttcactTTATAGTTATTTATCGAAGACTAAAAATGAGTATAGAATGAAAATCGAGGTTCGTAAAGATATAAATCTTGAAACCTAGAGACCAAATTAGAATAAATTTCAAAACTCGAGAACGAAGttgtaacattttgaaatgTATAAACTATATATTGAAACGAAGCTCGAAACTTAAGGATTTAAGCCTTTATTTTTAAACAGGTTATCTCTTCGGCAGATGAAACATATGATAATCCCGAAAATGCTTTGTTAGACGACACAGTAAGCAAAACTTCCCCGTCATGTATCAACTTCTATTTTTAaatcgaaaaagaaaaataaaggtTAAATTCATCGactatttaaagaaaaataatatgtaaatgaaaaattgtcaaaaatatttacaaaaatattgttttaaaaatatgtaataATTCATAAACTTAATGTTTTGTTTCTAATTAAGTTTTTTATACGAATAATTTTCTCGTCCGAAAAAATGTTATCTTTTCACAAtacaaaaatttaataattaaatttattttgtaataaCAACTTCAACatagataaatataaaatatttcatGATTTGGTTGggttaattttattatttgaataggattaatttgaattttgagaTAAATTTTTTACCACTCCAAAttcatgtatgtatgtatgaatgtacatatatatatatatatatatatatatatatatatatatatatatatatatatatatatatatagtttttgaGAATTATAAATTTAAGTGTTGATGAGTTTTGTTTAGCAGAAAATCCAAGCCTTAGAAGAAGCATTAGAAGAGACAAAGAAAGTAAGTTTTATGGTTTTCGTTAAATTTTGTTCTACAAAAACAAAAGattctaaatatatttaatattgcAGAAAATTAAGGCATTAGAAATAGCACTTGAAGATACCAAAGTGGtgagttttctttttatgtCTAAATTATTTCTAAATTCAACTTTTTTCCCCAAAGAATCTACGTTTAAGAAATAACATTGCAAAAACTACTTCTACACTTTAGTACGAGTGAGATCGCGGTTTTGACATGGTTTTGGTTAGGTCAACCTAGAAACCAAACCAAATCAATTggtttttataagaaaaaaatccAAACCAATGTTCAAATAAAGAATCGGTGTATTTAGTTTTTCTTGTAAAATACTCCTACACTTCAGAAGCATTCGTAAAACGTTTATTAGTTCAAGGTTGCAACTACTTGAATTGAAACTTTTTAGGATGTCATAGAACAACACTATTCGTACATTAGATTTCATTAGTTTAGAGATATTCGTacaattttctttaaataacgGTATAATTTGTCTTAATCAACTACTACATTATATTTCATATGTTAGCAACGTATAATTAATATCAATATTGTTATTAGATGAGATGTTAGTTCTTTTAtgtattatttttgttttccttcttttttacAGATTTTGAAAGATTTAACAAAACATATAGAAGACTTGAGAAGTTGAGAATTGAAAGTCCAATCAAAATGCATCGGTTTTTATAGTTGTAGATCAATTGGTATTCAAGAATGTAATTTTAGGAGCAATTACTACGTACCAAAAGGAGTATTGCTCAACTTACATAAAACTTTCCACCATCTATCTCACGATCAAAAGTTCGAACACTTACAAAACTTGCCCtaacttaatttattatttatttttaaaagagcAATATGGAAAAAAAGTTAAAGAACTAAAAGTTTTTTTTGTACCCATTCTTAACTAAACTTTAACCTTTTGTTTTACGACGAGGGTTTTTAGAGCCTCTATTATGTGCACAAATTACTAATTGATGTATAGTATTTTGATTGAGGATGTTTTATAATGTGTTGAGAAATTGAGCATAGTTTAATAAAATATGAATGTGTTAGAAACCATGAGGTTTGTGGTTTAAATGTTTTAGCCTCTAGTTATACCGAAAAGTAAATTTGTTATGTAGTGGCTAAATTAGGATCAGTAACACTCCACATGTTTAGGAGGGAGACGTGAATTAATTAATATCACGTTTGAATAAGAAATATCTTGATAACCTAGAAGTAAGATTAggatgatttaaaaaaaattgaaagttagTACATATATCAATAAGTTACACCTTCTTGTTCGATGACTAAATCATAAGAATTTCAAAGTTAGTTGTTCTGAGCTTAGAGCAATCATATGTTAAGTAAccttttaagaatttttttaaaaatacatgtGAGAGAGGACAAAACATGAAGGACACGCAATGGTTTGTGAggacaaatttaatttttcaactCTAAAAGCCTTCAAGACAAGCGAGAATGAC
Encoded proteins:
- the LOC103490891 gene encoding phosphatidylinositol/phosphatidylcholine transfer protein SFH11 isoform X1, translating into MFTFLEHYMPQFQMHISKKEFKEIFVSKDSGGRDGELPSSSKTKNVYPPIENFWLPPSVAEKMVDAPRGGGLGSKLLQPLWFRRPSKGSLKMAMEGKHDPKEEKAVDKLREMLFLDGKLPTKFNDYHTLLRFLRMRDFDIEAAKDMFSKFIKWREDFKTDTISKDFKFEEKEEVKKCYPHGFHGVDKYGRPIYIERIGMVDLNKLLQATTLERFVKYHVSEQEKTLSIRYPSCSIHSKKHIASTTSILDVGGVGMTNFSKPARYLFTEIQKIDSNYYPETLNQLFIINAGSGFRILWKALRAFIDPRTLAKIHVLGHNFVHELREIIDPSNLPTFLGGNCVCCEFGGCLFSDKGPWNDPDTLALLQVISSADETYDNPENALLDDTQKIQALEEALEETKKKIKALEIALEDTKVILKDLTKHIEDLRS
- the LOC103490891 gene encoding phosphatidylinositol/phosphatidylcholine transfer protein SFH11 isoform X2, giving the protein MFTFLEHYMPQFQMHISKKEFKEIFVSKDSGGRDGELPSSSKTKNVYPPIENFWLPPSVAEKMVDAPRGGGLGSKLLQPLWFRRPSKGSLKMAMEGKHDPKEEKAVDKLREMLFLDGKLPTKFNDYHTLLRFLRMRDFDIEAAKDMFSKFIKWREDFKTDTISKDFKFEEKEEVKKCYPHGFHGVDKYGRPIYIERIGMVDLNKLLQATTLERFVKYHVSEQEKTLSIRYPSCSIHSKKHIASTTSILDVGGVGMTNFSKPARYLFTEIQKIDSNYYPETLNQLFIINAGSGFRILWKALRAFIDPRTLAKIHVLGHNFVHELREIIDPSNLPTFLGGNCVCCEFGGCLFSDKGPWNDPDTLALLQVISSADETYDNPENALLDDTKIQALEEALEETKKKIKALEIALEDTKVILKDLTKHIEDLRS
- the LOC103490891 gene encoding phosphatidylinositol/phosphatidylcholine transfer protein SFH11 isoform X3 gives rise to the protein MFTFLEHYMPQFQMHISKKEFKEIFVSKDSGGRDGELPSSSKTKNVYPPIENFWLPPSVAEKMVDAPRGGGLGSKLLQPLWFRRPSKGSLKMAMEGKHDPKEEKAVDKLREMLFLDGKLPTKFNDYHTLLRFLRMRDFDIEAAKDMFSKFIKWREDFKTDTISKDFKFEEKEEVKKCYPHGFHGVDKYGRPIYIERIGMVDLNKLLQATTLERFVKYHVSEQEKTLSIRYPSCSIHSKKHIASTTSILDVGGVGMTNFSKPARYLFTEIQKIDSNYYPETLNQLFIINAGSGFRILWKALRAFIDPRTLAKIHVLGHNFVHELREIIDPSNLPTFLGGNCVCCEFGGCLFSDKGPWNDPDTLALLQKIQALEEALEETKKKIKALEIALEDTKVILKDLTKHIEDLRS